From a region of the Terriglobia bacterium genome:
- a CDS encoding peptidyl-prolyl cis-trans isomerase — MIRFLQTPGKFKKIALSAVLLVFCFAMVISLIPGGFLGDSFGFANTTPGVLAQIGDQQVTMQEIEMRAEQIRTQRNYPQQLMPFIREQAAEGLITVKAMMAEANRLGLKVTDAELQDELHNGSWGATLFPNGQFVGEAAYDDLILRNLHMGVAQFEEALKSELLMRKLRGLVQDGVMVTPNDVKAYYLQQNTKVKLEYAVISPEDAMKQINPSEAELRAYFERNKTKYKDAIPEQRKAKYVVVDTARVAERMPVTREDLQRYYNEHKEEFRVQDEVNVRHILIATPDAKDEKAVAAARKKAEDVLKQVKAGGDFAALAKKNSEDPGSKDNGGSLGWVGRGRTVKEFEQAAFALDKGATSGIVQSSFGFHIIRADDKRSAHLQSFDEVKSQIEPLVKRQKAQRDAEQVANAIQTQARTSSLEQAAAKNGFSATDTEFFTRTSQLPGVGVSPDLMERLFSATEKSAAAIAPVAQGFVVYQVMQIKPAQTPTFEQIRARVESEFKRERAQQMLTQKTQELSDRARAAHDLKKAAQESGATVKTSELVGPDGQVPDIGSMTGQASVAFGMKPGEISAPIRGGAGNGIVLSVVERHEPSLLEMDQSREQLRESLLLRKREMVLENFAANLRQRMEAEGKIRWNKDERDRLFKEKLGGAGL; from the coding sequence ATGATCCGTTTTCTTCAGACGCCCGGAAAGTTCAAGAAGATCGCATTGAGCGCCGTCCTGTTGGTGTTCTGTTTCGCCATGGTCATCAGCCTGATCCCCGGCGGGTTCCTCGGGGACTCGTTCGGATTCGCGAACACCACGCCCGGAGTGCTGGCGCAGATCGGCGACCAGCAGGTCACGATGCAGGAGATCGAGATGCGCGCGGAACAAATCCGTACGCAGCGCAATTATCCGCAGCAGCTCATGCCGTTCATCCGCGAGCAGGCGGCGGAGGGCCTGATCACCGTCAAGGCGATGATGGCGGAGGCCAACCGGCTGGGCCTGAAGGTCACAGACGCCGAACTCCAGGACGAGCTGCACAACGGCAGTTGGGGGGCGACGCTGTTCCCCAACGGGCAATTCGTCGGCGAAGCGGCCTACGACGACCTGATCCTGAGAAATCTGCACATGGGGGTAGCTCAGTTCGAAGAGGCACTGAAGAGCGAGCTGCTGATGCGCAAGCTGCGCGGGCTGGTGCAGGACGGCGTTATGGTGACGCCCAACGACGTCAAGGCGTACTACCTGCAGCAGAACACCAAGGTCAAGCTGGAGTACGCGGTGATCTCGCCGGAAGACGCGATGAAACAGATCAACCCGAGCGAGGCGGAACTGCGCGCCTATTTCGAGCGCAACAAGACCAAGTACAAGGACGCGATCCCGGAGCAGCGCAAGGCGAAGTATGTGGTGGTGGACACGGCGCGGGTGGCGGAGAGAATGCCGGTCACGCGGGAAGACCTGCAGCGCTACTACAACGAGCACAAGGAAGAGTTCCGGGTGCAGGACGAGGTGAATGTCCGCCACATCCTGATCGCCACGCCGGACGCAAAGGACGAGAAGGCGGTGGCGGCGGCGCGCAAGAAGGCCGAGGACGTCCTGAAGCAGGTGAAGGCAGGCGGCGACTTCGCAGCGCTGGCCAAGAAGAATTCCGAGGACCCAGGAAGCAAGGACAATGGCGGGTCTCTAGGCTGGGTCGGGCGGGGGCGCACGGTGAAGGAATTCGAGCAGGCAGCGTTCGCCCTGGATAAAGGCGCGACCAGCGGGATCGTGCAGAGCTCGTTCGGCTTTCACATCATCCGCGCGGATGACAAGCGGAGCGCGCACCTGCAGAGCTTCGACGAGGTGAAGAGCCAGATCGAGCCGCTGGTGAAGAGACAGAAGGCGCAGCGCGACGCTGAACAGGTGGCCAATGCCATCCAGACGCAGGCGCGCACCAGCTCGCTGGAGCAGGCGGCGGCCAAGAACGGTTTCTCCGCCACCGACACCGAGTTCTTCACGCGCACGAGCCAGCTTCCGGGGGTGGGCGTGTCTCCCGACCTGATGGAGCGCCTGTTCAGCGCGACGGAAAAGTCGGCGGCGGCGATCGCGCCGGTGGCGCAGGGCTTCGTGGTTTACCAGGTGATGCAGATCAAGCCGGCGCAGACGCCGACGTTCGAGCAGATTCGGGCGCGGGTGGAAAGCGAATTCAAGCGCGAGCGCGCGCAGCAGATGCTGACGCAGAAGACGCAGGAGCTGTCGGACCGCGCCCGCGCCGCGCACGACCTGAAGAAGGCGGCGCAGGAGTCCGGCGCGACCGTCAAGACCAGCGAACTGGTCGGGCCGGACGGCCAAGTACCCGACATCGGTTCCATGACCGGGCAGGCGTCGGTGGCGTTCGGAATGAAGCCGGGCGAGATCAGCGCACCCATCCGGGGCGGAGCGGGGAACGGCATCGTGCTCTCGGTGGTGGAACGGCACGAGCCATCGCTGCTGGAGATGGACCAGAGCCGCGAGCAGCTACGCGAGTCGCTACTCCTGCGCAAGCGGGAGATGGTGCTGGAGAATTTCGCCGCCAATCTCCGCCAGCGCATGGAAGCCGAAGGCAAGATCCGCTGGAACAAGGACGAGCGCGATCGCCTCTTCAAGGAGAAGCTTGGAGGGGCGGGGCTGTAA
- a CDS encoding ABC transporter permease, with the protein MRILLDIFSQTLRTLWAHKLRSFLTMFGIAWGVGSLLLLVGVGEGFRTGNKKQLDQLGENIMFIFPGRVPAMPGQSTGLRRYWLTYDDYLDIAKQPHVKWATPLLIRNDIRAVSEFQSSNGQVTGILPIFNQIRYLPIGKGRWINELDNEQRRNVVVLGYEMKRNLFPDDEAPIGKHVLLNGIRFEVIGVISNFTKNENNSTSVRAYIPYETLAQYFAVKDTDVPNAISFINYTPTSKADHDLSRQEARKVVARKHNFNPNNEDAFEDWDTVKNQEMVGKIFDAMNMFLGSVGLVTLALGAIGIINIMLVSVAERTKEIGLRKALGATNRNILTQFLLEGMTLTVVSGAVGMGAAALLMHLLHRLPSPDGFDPPTLVASSAALAVSSLSLAGIAAGVYPARKAAALPPVEALRQE; encoded by the coding sequence ATGCGGATCTTGCTCGACATCTTCAGCCAGACGCTGCGCACGCTGTGGGCGCACAAGCTGCGCTCGTTCCTGACCATGTTCGGGATCGCGTGGGGAGTGGGCTCACTGCTGCTGCTGGTGGGGGTGGGCGAAGGATTCCGCACGGGCAACAAGAAACAACTCGATCAACTCGGCGAAAATATCATGTTTATCTTCCCCGGGCGGGTGCCCGCGATGCCGGGGCAGAGCACGGGGCTGCGGCGCTACTGGCTGACCTACGACGACTACCTCGATATCGCGAAGCAGCCACACGTGAAGTGGGCGACGCCGCTGCTGATCCGCAACGACATCCGCGCGGTGAGCGAGTTCCAGAGCTCGAACGGGCAGGTGACCGGGATCCTGCCGATCTTCAACCAGATCCGCTACCTGCCGATCGGCAAAGGGCGCTGGATCAACGAATTGGACAACGAGCAGCGGCGCAACGTAGTGGTGCTGGGCTACGAGATGAAGCGCAACCTGTTCCCCGACGACGAAGCGCCCATCGGCAAGCACGTCCTATTGAACGGGATCCGGTTCGAGGTGATCGGCGTCATCTCAAACTTCACCAAGAATGAGAACAACTCGACCAGCGTGCGCGCGTACATCCCGTATGAGACGCTGGCGCAGTACTTCGCGGTGAAAGACACCGACGTTCCCAACGCCATCTCGTTCATCAACTACACGCCGACGTCGAAAGCGGACCACGACCTCTCGCGCCAGGAAGCTCGGAAAGTCGTGGCGCGCAAGCACAACTTCAATCCCAACAACGAGGACGCCTTCGAGGACTGGGACACGGTCAAGAACCAGGAGATGGTGGGGAAGATCTTCGACGCCATGAACATGTTCCTGGGGAGCGTGGGGCTGGTGACGCTGGCGCTGGGGGCGATCGGGATCATCAACATCATGCTGGTGTCGGTGGCGGAACGCACCAAGGAGATCGGACTGCGCAAGGCGCTGGGCGCCACCAACCGCAACATCCTGACCCAGTTCCTGCTGGAGGGGATGACGCTGACGGTGGTGTCGGGAGCGGTGGGGATGGGGGCCGCGGCGTTGCTGATGCACCTGCTGCACCGGCTGCCGTCACCGGACGGGTTCGATCCGCCAACGCTGGTGGCGTCGAGCGCGGCGCTGGCGGTGAGCTCGCTGTCGCTGGCGGGAATCGCCGCCGGGGTGTATCCGGCGCGCAAAGCGGCGGCGCTGCCGCCGGTGGAAGCGCTGAGGCAGGAGTAG
- a CDS encoding ABC transporter permease, producing MFTDLIHEAYGAMQHNRKRATLTMLGMAWGIATVILLLAYGSGFGVAIQHIFESFGAKVIAIFPGRTSMQVGGAKAGAQIRLTVSDVERLAEAVPTIKHVTPELWKDANVQADNRSYQLQVIGDNPSTQNIRVLKPAVGRFFNEEDNLQRARVAVIGSEAKTKLFSGRYAVGETIRVDGISFQVIGVLEPKMQEGDDNINRIIYIPFLTAGDLKNSQYIDAIWLDYEGMDWEKTEKMVRQTLGAVHQFNPDDHRAIFLFNSMKQLNQFRVITMGLKVLLAFIGTLTLGIGGVGLMNIMLVSVQQRTREIGTLKALGAKKRAILFQFLAEALTISFAGGVLGTVLAYIVSFSVGRLTLYSALAKNAEAGDIRLIIDPSNLLVATSILIVVGIVSGMLPAIKAARLSPIEALRYE from the coding sequence ATGTTCACCGACCTGATCCACGAAGCGTATGGCGCCATGCAGCACAACCGGAAACGCGCCACCCTGACCATGCTGGGGATGGCGTGGGGGATCGCCACGGTCATCCTGCTGCTGGCGTACGGATCAGGCTTCGGGGTGGCGATCCAGCACATTTTCGAATCCTTCGGCGCCAAGGTGATCGCCATCTTCCCCGGGCGGACCTCGATGCAGGTTGGCGGCGCCAAGGCGGGCGCGCAGATCCGCCTCACGGTGAGCGATGTGGAGAGGCTGGCGGAAGCGGTGCCGACCATCAAGCATGTCACGCCGGAATTGTGGAAGGACGCGAATGTGCAGGCCGACAACCGCTCGTACCAGTTGCAGGTGATCGGCGACAATCCCTCGACACAGAACATCCGCGTGCTGAAGCCGGCGGTGGGACGGTTCTTCAACGAGGAAGACAACCTGCAGCGGGCGCGGGTGGCGGTGATCGGCAGCGAGGCCAAGACCAAGCTGTTCTCCGGGCGGTACGCGGTGGGAGAGACCATCCGCGTCGACGGCATCAGCTTCCAGGTGATCGGGGTGCTGGAGCCGAAGATGCAGGAGGGCGACGACAACATCAACCGCATCATCTACATCCCCTTCCTGACCGCGGGCGACCTGAAGAACAGCCAGTACATCGACGCCATCTGGCTGGACTACGAGGGCATGGACTGGGAGAAGACGGAGAAGATGGTGCGGCAAACGCTGGGCGCCGTGCACCAGTTCAATCCCGACGACCATCGCGCCATCTTCCTGTTCAACTCGATGAAGCAGCTGAACCAGTTCCGCGTCATCACCATGGGGCTGAAGGTGTTGCTGGCATTCATCGGCACGCTGACGCTGGGCATCGGCGGGGTGGGGCTGATGAACATCATGCTGGTGTCGGTGCAGCAGCGGACGCGCGAGATCGGGACGCTGAAGGCGCTGGGGGCGAAGAAACGCGCCATCCTGTTCCAGTTCCTGGCTGAGGCGCTGACCATCAGCTTCGCCGGGGGCGTCCTGGGGACGGTGCTGGCCTACATCGTGTCGTTCTCGGTGGGGCGGCTGACGCTGTACAGCGCGCTGGCCAAGAACGCGGAGGCGGGCGACATCCGGCTGATCATCGATCCCAGCAACCTGCTGGTGGCGACGTCGATCCTGATCGTGGTCGGCATCGTGAGCGGGATGCTGCCGGCCATCAAGGCGGCGCGGCTAAGCCCGATCGAGGCGCTGCGGTACGAATAG
- a CDS encoding 3-hydroxyacyl-CoA dehydrogenase yields MAEIKTISVIGAGIMGRGIAHAAALGGYRAILEDILPTSLRRAEKEIRLNLDKAVELGKVSAPEADAAFNRIDFAGSIEEAARAADLVIEAVPEELESKIEIFTLLDKICAPGTILASNTSGLSITEIASVTYRAPKCVGMHFFNPVHKMKLLEVVRALETDDETLKAAVEVGRRMGKEVVVIKESPGFITSRINAMIGNEAFYMLQEGLASAEDIDKALKLGLNHPMGPFELVDLVGLDTRLHILEYLQKTLGEKFRPAPLLVQYVKAGRLGRKSGRGVYEYPDEKAKAASSGKGLDVAALTAREMKTR; encoded by the coding sequence ATGGCTGAGATCAAAACCATTTCGGTGATCGGCGCCGGGATCATGGGGCGAGGCATCGCGCATGCGGCGGCGCTGGGCGGGTACCGGGCCATCCTGGAAGATATCCTTCCGACCAGCCTGCGGCGGGCGGAAAAGGAGATCCGCCTCAACCTGGACAAGGCGGTGGAGCTGGGCAAAGTGAGCGCGCCAGAGGCGGACGCCGCCTTCAACCGCATCGATTTCGCCGGTTCGATCGAGGAGGCTGCCCGCGCTGCCGACCTGGTGATCGAAGCCGTCCCGGAAGAGCTGGAATCCAAGATCGAGATCTTCACCCTGCTGGACAAGATCTGCGCCCCGGGCACGATCCTGGCGAGCAATACCTCGGGGCTGTCCATCACGGAGATCGCCTCGGTGACCTACCGCGCGCCCAAGTGCGTGGGCATGCACTTCTTCAATCCCGTGCACAAGATGAAACTGCTGGAGGTGGTGCGCGCGCTGGAAACCGACGACGAAACGCTGAAGGCGGCGGTCGAGGTGGGGCGACGCATGGGCAAGGAAGTGGTGGTGATCAAGGAATCGCCCGGGTTCATCACCAGCCGCATCAATGCCATGATCGGGAACGAGGCGTTCTACATGTTGCAAGAGGGCCTCGCGAGCGCGGAGGACATCGACAAGGCCTTAAAGCTGGGCTTGAACCATCCTATGGGACCCTTTGAACTGGTGGATCTTGTAGGGCTGGATACGCGTCTGCACATCCTCGAGTACCTGCAGAAAACGCTGGGCGAGAAATTCCGTCCTGCACCACTTTTGGTGCAGTACGTGAAGGCCGGTCGCCTCGGGCGCAAGTCGGGACGTGGGGTGTACGAGTATCCCGACGAAAAGGCGAAGGCGGCGAGCAGCGGGAAGGGGCTGGACGTGGCGGCGCTGACGGCGAGGGAGATGAAGACCAGATAG
- a CDS encoding response regulator transcription factor codes for MRALVVEDETRLAENLARILKTGAGYAVDLAHDGGDGLSMAASDEYDLIILDLMLPGIDGAQVLSRLRKAGIQTPVLVLTARDDKESIVRLLNDGADDYLAKPFDLGELLARAKALVRRGKNQASPILAVGDLRVDSIRRTVHRGEREIKLTPMEYRVLEYLAHQPERVISKAELLGHLYDYNRDQYANVIEVYIWGLRKKIDEGADVKLIHTFRGQGYSIRFKPEGA; via the coding sequence GTGCGTGCCCTCGTTGTTGAGGATGAGACTCGGTTGGCGGAGAATCTTGCCCGGATCTTGAAGACCGGTGCGGGGTATGCCGTCGACCTTGCCCACGACGGAGGCGATGGCCTGTCTATGGCGGCATCGGACGAGTATGACCTCATCATTCTTGACCTGATGCTGCCCGGGATTGATGGTGCCCAAGTCCTATCCCGGCTGCGGAAGGCTGGGATACAGACTCCGGTCCTCGTGTTGACGGCGAGGGACGACAAGGAATCCATCGTGAGGCTCCTCAACGATGGTGCGGACGATTACCTGGCCAAGCCATTTGATTTGGGAGAACTTCTTGCTCGTGCGAAGGCCCTGGTCCGCAGAGGAAAGAACCAGGCATCGCCCATCCTTGCGGTGGGAGATTTGCGTGTCGACAGCATACGGCGGACCGTCCATCGGGGTGAGAGAGAAATCAAACTGACCCCGATGGAATACCGGGTTCTGGAATACCTGGCCCATCAGCCGGAGCGGGTGATATCCAAGGCGGAGTTGCTCGGGCACCTGTATGACTACAACCGCGACCAGTATGCCAACGTCATTGAGGTCTACATCTGGGGCTTGCGAAAAAAGATCGACGAAGGAGCCGATGTGAAGCTGATTCACACGTTCCGCGGCCAGGGCTATTCGATCCGCTTCAAACCGGAAGGCGCATGA
- the malQ gene encoding 4-alpha-glucanotransferase yields the protein MPFERASGILLHPTSLPSAGGIGDLGPAAYGFVDFLAKAKQGLWQVLPLSPTGYGNSPYSSTSAFAGNPLLISLERLAERGWIEAQRLSALDERQPRAAVPHKPVEYERVRAAKMPLLREAARNFLRQGRDADRQRFERWHQENIWWLDDYVFFEALRERYQNASWNTWPRELAQRDPAALDRTGRELAEELAMRRVIQFAFYEQWRALHHYCREKGIKIIGDVAIFVSYDSADVWTHPELFQLDEERNPYVVAGVPPDAFSTTGQRWGNPLYRWDVLRQRGYEWWIQRMRWATRTCDIVRLDHFRGFEAYWEIPASEPTAVHGRWVKGPNDDLFTALRNALGDLPFIAEDLGFITPEVHALRERLRIPGMRVMQFAFGNKGAHIYLPQNFVPNCVVYTGTHDNDTTAGWWASSATEHEKHDVRAYLGESSDGVHWDFIRAAIGSVADLCVIPLQDVLGLGSEARMNVPSKPDGNWSWRYKPGALTPALAERLATLVEVSDRDRGLAARQQRSGEAGEEFVA from the coding sequence ATGCCCTTCGAGCGCGCCTCCGGGATCCTGTTGCATCCGACTTCGCTGCCGTCGGCCGGCGGCATCGGCGACCTGGGGCCGGCGGCGTATGGGTTCGTGGATTTCCTCGCTAAGGCCAAGCAGGGCCTGTGGCAGGTGCTGCCGCTGTCGCCGACGGGATACGGGAACTCACCCTACTCATCCACATCCGCGTTCGCCGGCAACCCGCTGCTGATCAGTCTGGAGCGGCTGGCGGAGCGGGGATGGATCGAAGCGCAGAGGCTGTCGGCACTCGACGAACGACAGCCGAGGGCGGCTGTCCCACACAAGCCGGTGGAGTATGAGCGGGTGCGCGCCGCCAAGATGCCTCTGCTGCGCGAGGCCGCGCGCAATTTCCTGCGGCAAGGCCGCGACGCCGACCGGCAACGCTTCGAGCGCTGGCACCAGGAGAACATCTGGTGGCTGGACGACTACGTCTTCTTCGAGGCCCTGCGCGAGCGCTACCAGAACGCGAGCTGGAACACCTGGCCGCGGGAGTTGGCGCAGCGCGATCCCGCCGCGCTGGACCGTACCGGGCGCGAGCTGGCCGAGGAGCTGGCGATGCGGCGCGTGATCCAGTTCGCCTTCTACGAGCAGTGGCGTGCGCTGCATCACTACTGCCGGGAGAAGGGGATCAAGATCATCGGGGACGTCGCCATCTTCGTCAGCTACGACTCGGCCGACGTCTGGACCCATCCCGAGCTCTTCCAGCTGGACGAGGAGCGCAATCCCTACGTCGTGGCCGGAGTGCCTCCGGACGCATTCAGCACCACCGGGCAGCGCTGGGGGAATCCGCTTTACCGCTGGGACGTGCTGCGGCAGCGGGGCTACGAGTGGTGGATCCAGCGCATGCGCTGGGCGACGCGCACCTGCGACATCGTGCGCTTGGACCACTTCCGGGGCTTCGAGGCGTACTGGGAGATCCCCGCGAGCGAGCCCACCGCGGTCCACGGACGCTGGGTCAAGGGTCCGAATGACGATCTATTCACCGCGCTGCGCAACGCACTTGGCGACCTGCCGTTCATCGCCGAGGACCTCGGATTCATCACCCCGGAAGTGCACGCGCTGCGCGAGCGCCTGCGCATCCCCGGCATGCGGGTGATGCAATTCGCCTTCGGCAACAAGGGGGCGCACATCTACCTGCCGCAGAATTTTGTCCCCAACTGCGTCGTATATACCGGCACGCACGACAACGACACGACGGCGGGGTGGTGGGCGTCAAGCGCGACGGAGCACGAGAAACACGACGTCCGCGCCTACCTGGGCGAGTCGAGTGATGGGGTCCACTGGGATTTCATCCGGGCGGCCATCGGGTCCGTGGCGGACCTGTGCGTGATCCCGCTGCAGGACGTGCTGGGCCTGGGGAGCGAAGCGCGCATGAACGTGCCCAGCAAACCGGACGGCAACTGGAGTTGGCGCTACAAGCCGGGCGCGCTCACGCCCGCGCTGGCCGAGCGGCTGGCCACGCTGGTGGAGGTCAGCGACCGCGACCGCGGGCTCGCGGCTCGCCAGCAGAGATCCGGGGAAGCGGGTGAGGAGTTCGTGGCGTAA
- a CDS encoding hemerythrin domain-containing protein, whose protein sequence is MLRDKNLIPLSHQHQHALALCVRIERSLKTGGHAADWHDEIAQIFASEIRYHFEAEEKILFPACEKYAPLKALVKRLLSEHATLRGLFTMAAAKKMDNRQLESFHQTLSQHIRTEERELFEQCQTLMSGEEMNSLGAAMQRYFETSGMPGATCEIRPPSD, encoded by the coding sequence ATGCTTCGCGACAAGAACCTCATCCCGCTCTCCCACCAACACCAGCACGCTCTCGCTCTCTGCGTCCGCATCGAGCGCTCATTGAAGACGGGCGGCCACGCCGCCGATTGGCACGATGAGATCGCCCAAATTTTCGCCTCCGAGATCCGCTACCACTTCGAAGCCGAAGAGAAGATCCTCTTTCCCGCCTGCGAGAAATACGCGCCGTTGAAAGCGCTGGTCAAACGTCTGCTGTCCGAGCACGCCACCCTGCGCGGCCTCTTCACCATGGCCGCCGCGAAGAAGATGGACAACCGCCAGCTTGAAAGCTTCCACCAGACCCTCTCGCAGCACATCCGCACCGAGGAGCGCGAGCTCTTCGAGCAATGCCAGACGCTGATGTCAGGGGAAGAGATGAACTCTCTCGGCGCCGCCATGCAGCGCTATTTCGAGACCTCAGGCATGCCCGGAGCCACCTGCGAGATTCGTCCGCCCTCCGATTGA
- a CDS encoding lactonase family protein, which yields MKKQRLMVLLAFACLVIIASIIGCGTAVIDGFLIPVGSLQPKFVYIVCDGDITAFAIDPNTGKGTPVPGSPFAVAGGNGGQDEAVPDPSGRFLFVPESDNDAVGVFAIDQTTGALKEIAGSPFPTGTDNFDVVQPVVHPTGRFLYVPEDSDSQIVAYTIGADGTLKTMADSPFPTSVVNDQGVAIHPSGNFLYVGAQDGGVIVFSIDANGALKEILPPAAGGEAGSTKILAIPNAGNFLYVTDPDNDTVWAYQINPSTGTLTNVTGSPFSTGVAGSNPQGVAVTPDGRFVFVANNGEFDSAINGNVAAFSVNPSSGALTAVPGSPFTAGPNPQRIAVDPSGNFVGVTIEDAGETPGGDAPVPKAPAVPGTAGLYVFQINQQTGALTQVPGSPFDTSQGPEGIAVTHQ from the coding sequence ATGAAAAAGCAAAGATTGATGGTTCTGCTTGCATTCGCGTGCCTGGTGATTATTGCCAGCATCATCGGCTGTGGCACCGCTGTGATTGACGGCTTTCTGATCCCGGTGGGAAGCTTGCAGCCGAAGTTTGTCTACATCGTGTGCGATGGCGATATTACTGCCTTTGCAATCGATCCCAACACCGGGAAAGGCACCCCTGTTCCCGGGTCGCCGTTCGCCGTGGCTGGTGGGAACGGCGGGCAGGACGAGGCGGTGCCCGATCCCAGCGGCCGGTTTCTTTTCGTGCCGGAATCGGACAACGACGCCGTCGGTGTGTTCGCCATCGATCAGACCACGGGTGCACTGAAAGAGATCGCTGGTTCTCCTTTCCCCACGGGCACCGACAATTTCGACGTCGTACAGCCAGTCGTCCACCCCACCGGCAGGTTCCTTTATGTTCCGGAGGATTCCGACAGCCAAATAGTGGCCTACACGATTGGCGCTGACGGAACTCTGAAGACGATGGCGGATTCCCCGTTTCCAACGTCAGTAGTCAACGATCAGGGTGTAGCAATTCACCCCAGCGGCAATTTCCTCTATGTGGGGGCCCAAGACGGGGGAGTCATCGTCTTTTCGATTGACGCGAACGGCGCCTTGAAGGAGATCTTGCCTCCAGCTGCTGGAGGCGAGGCTGGAAGTACGAAGATCCTTGCCATCCCTAACGCAGGAAACTTCCTGTATGTGACGGACCCGGACAACGATACCGTTTGGGCTTATCAAATCAACCCCAGCACCGGTACACTAACGAACGTAACAGGCTCACCGTTCAGCACGGGCGTGGCGGGAAGCAATCCGCAAGGAGTTGCTGTCACCCCGGACGGTAGGTTCGTGTTCGTCGCAAACAACGGGGAGTTCGACTCCGCCATAAACGGCAATGTCGCAGCCTTCTCCGTGAACCCATCTTCCGGTGCGCTTACAGCAGTGCCCGGGTCGCCGTTTACCGCTGGCCCGAATCCCCAACGCATTGCGGTGGACCCATCCGGGAACTTTGTGGGTGTCACCATCGAAGATGCAGGTGAAACACCAGGCGGCGACGCGCCAGTACCAAAGGCTCCAGCTGTACCAGGGACGGCCGGCTTGTACGTTTTTCAGATCAACCAGCAGACCGGAGCCCTCACCCAGGTTCCCGGGTCGCCCTTCGACACGAGCCAAGGGCCGGAGGGAATTGCGGTCACACATCAGTAA
- a CDS encoding DUF1579 domain-containing protein yields the protein MIVGVSLAAPAQERPSPAALIAAQRDAMVRLAYMDGVWRGPAWTILPSGEKHTITQTERIGPFLDGSVKVIEGRGYDPDGKVTFNAFGTISFNPATKVYTLHSHAMGYVGDFVLTLTPDGYTWDIPAGPMTIHYTAVIKDGAWREVGDRIVPGKDPVRFFEMNLKRVGDTDWPAAGAVSPK from the coding sequence ATGATCGTGGGAGTGTCGCTGGCTGCTCCAGCACAAGAGCGTCCCAGCCCGGCTGCACTCATTGCGGCCCAGCGCGACGCCATGGTCCGGCTGGCATACATGGACGGAGTGTGGCGAGGCCCTGCGTGGACCATCCTGCCATCCGGCGAGAAGCACACCATCACGCAGACGGAGCGGATCGGCCCGTTCCTCGATGGGTCGGTGAAGGTCATCGAGGGACGGGGATACGACCCGGATGGCAAGGTCACCTTCAACGCTTTCGGCACCATTTCCTTTAATCCGGCGACAAAGGTCTACACGCTGCACTCACATGCGATGGGATACGTCGGCGATTTCGTGCTGACCCTCACTCCCGATGGCTACACGTGGGACATCCCCGCCGGGCCGATGACGATCCACTACACCGCCGTCATTAAGGATGGTGCGTGGCGCGAGGTTGGGGACCGCATCGTGCCCGGCAAGGACCCTGTCCGCTTCTTCGAGATGAACCTCAAGCGCGTGGGCGACACCGACTGGCCCGCCGCCGGCGCGGTCAGCCCCAAGTGA